The genome window CATCACCTGTACGTTAAAAACTACGATTAATACTACATTGTCTAAGTACTTTGAAATGGTAACTCTAATGAACAACCTTACGCTGCTCAACGGAGCCTAATGAATATCATACAGATAGCAAAAAAACACGTATTAACTTCATCGttcaatatatacatatatatataaatatatatattaatgataataatatatatatatataaatatatatatcagtAAATCAATgtcatttgaaaatataattaacaatataattatatatatatttttttgtttgcgCGTCATCCTACAgttttttaatcgaaagaccgttttctctattttattgTCTGTTTCCTATAAAATCATCACAGTTTAAACGTGTCCATTTtcgttccatttttctttaatatttcagaACCTACAACACCCGTTTATCCGATTTCCTAGAATGCAAttacagaaaatttcaaatcatGACGCGCTGCCTCGTTTCTCGCTGGtttctttatttacaataCTAGTCGGAACTCGGACGTCTCTCTCATAAAAAAGGACTTATATATTAGCGAACAATGTTAGTAACATGTACTGTGTAACCATGTAATTCAAGTCAATTTATGAACGAGGATCTCTTTGGGCATCTTTAGTGAGATCTTTCTCGAGCACGATCGTGCGCCTCTAAATTGAATTTCATCAGTTCCACTGCTATTGAAGCACCTTCACTTTTATTCCTTAAGCAGATCCGATCATGATTTACGACGATCCACCGAGCTACacgcaaattttatttctaacagTTTCCGCTGACTGAACCAGATTGTCAATTCTAACGAAACTTCCAGAGGAAAGCTGTTTCAGACATGAATCATTTCTtcatgaaacattttgaagaaCAAATTTCATCGCTGTCGATTAACTATAACTTCTGCTGTCTCATTGTTCTTGCACCGTATTGATCTTTACCAAACAGCGCATTTCTTTTTGGGATTCATCTTCGAGCCAAGAGGACAGTTGAAATCCTTCGAGAACTCCTCCATGTTGGAAAGTGGCCCCAGAACACGGAATTTACCAGGGCTGTGGAAACCAGTGGTAATGCGAAGTTTCATCGCTTCCGGCCTGTACTTACTACACCAAGTGTTCGCTGCACTGATCCAGAACAATTGTTCAGGAGTATAAGGGAGTCCTGGCAATTTTGGCTCCGCATGATTTCTTTGTACCCATTCTTGATATGCTAAATAGGCTTCTTTTATTCCTCCGTTGTCGGCGATGTTCTCGCCTTGTGTGTTGATACCATTTAACTGTAACAGGAAACGAAgcgattcttttttatatgtctatatttctttctttctgcaTGAGTATTTAAGACAtgcattatttttttctaaacgAATGAAAGTAAGAgatggaagaagaaatataacgttgcatttaaatttctatagCGTTATTATACATGCTTTCAAATCTTTAAACGaaagatttataaattatgatgTTTCATCGTCTATCTAAAAAAACAGCGAGCTCGCGAAATTGAtactaaaaaaagaagaaaagaagaaagaacgtcatcaatatttatatctgtatATGCCTAATTTCAATAAACCTCAGCGGGCAAAAAAGTTGcgtattattacaaaataaaactgTCGAGAACATGTTCGTTGTTTAAGAAACATTATTCTACGTTAAAACAATTAGTCTACCAAGCCAAATTTCGTGTTTATACCAGCTGTTATTTAACGTTTGATTCACAAGTACGTATTATACACGAGTTTGACCTCTGTAcgaaaaaattcgatatttGAATATCATCGACGAACATCATCGATGAACGTTATTTGCATCGTAAGAGCTCGATAAAGTTTACGTAAAGTAATGTATAGGATAAAGAGATTGACGTTCCTCGATGACCCTAAAATTAGAATTcgtattaaacaaatatttgtatcgGTTGACGCAAACGATCGTGGACAATTGAGAATGAGGAAgaaagggggaaaaaaaaaagacagcgTATAATAAAAGTCGATCATTACGTTCAAGTTAACTTCTTCCACGGTATAGTTTCCGTATTGGTGAATAATACACTCTGCTTTCTCCAGatacttttcttttgtttgtGGTGCCCACCAGTCGACCAGATTTCCGTTTTTATCGAATTGCCTGCCCTGATCATCGAAGCCATGCGTTATTTCGTGGCCAATAACGAAACCGATAGCGCCATAATTCATGTACCTTGGTCGATCGTTACTAAAGAAAGCACCCTGCAAGATACCAGCGGGGAATTCTGCAAAAGCATTATACAAATGTTATCGTCTCTTTGGTATCGGTCGACGatttattacgaaattatCATTCCATCGACTTTTATAAAACGATACTCACGTATACTATTCTCGATGGACGAATAGAAAGCATTAACGATGGCGGGTCTTCCGTGAGTTACCCAGTCGGTCTTGTTTACAGGTTTCCTCAGTTTACTGAAAGAATACTCGACCCCGAATAAAGTCAGATTTAAGATACCTTCTAGGTAATTATCTGTCGTTAATTCCAGTTTCTCGTAAAATTTCTCCAATTTCTTGTCGTCCAGTAATTCGTCGGGGTAAGCGATGTGACTGGACATGCTGGCTGCTTTGTTCAGTGCgctctttctcgtttcttcgtccATCCAATCAACCTAAAGAACGTCAAATTatctttaaattgaaaaatttggaagCATTCGTTCATGGTATCGTAGGTGGAAGCGATAAGTCTTTTAATCTGAAACAAACATACCTTTTTCAGTATCTTAGTGAATTCTTGCCTAATATCAGCCACCATGTCTACAGCGTTTTTCTTGGCATCCTCCTTGAAGTATTTCCTAACGTACATCGCGCCGACGCTTATGGCCAAGCTACTGGAAACTGTATCGATGCACTCCTTCCATCTGGGTTCTCTCTCCGTTTTTCCGCTTAACGCCGTCGAATATTGTAATTGTCTCTTGCGAATTTCGTCCGTGAGATAGCTTACAGAAGATGCGGCTGCTCTCCACATCACATAGTTAGCTTGTACTCTTTTCGGTGTGGTGGCTAATAATTTCTCCAAGCTTGTGATGTAATTTGGAACGCTAACGATCACGACTTCCTCTTCGTCTACTTGAGCACTAGTTGCCAGAAGAGTGTTGAAGTATTCCTTCCACGGGATACTGGAATAGGTCTTGGATAACTCTCGTATCGTCATGGGGTTGTAGAGCAGAGTAGCGTTGCGACGTTTTTCATTCGGCAAAGAAATCTGCAGAATCAGCGTTATATTCGACTCGTTAATCATTGCGTCATGTTTTGTATATTATCGTACGATTTGATTTAATAACTAACATACATTGGCAAGTTTCATCTCAAATTCCAACGACTCCTTCAATTCAGTTTTTGCGTCGGTTTTATTCGCTCCAAGAATTACCGCGATATCGACCATGTAGCTGTAGTAGGCTTGCACGATTTTATCATCGAAACCTTTGGATAAATATTCACGCGATAGTCCAAGGGCTGCCTGATCCAACTGCAAggaaaaaacattttcaaattccatagaaaaaagattcttcaatattaaatttcgtactGAACCGAGTTGCGACATTAATATGATCATTACTTCGGCAAGCGCGTTTGAAATCATCTATTCATTTGGCAAACAAAATCATAATTGTTAAGAAACGCGTTTAAGCTTagataaatattgaattataatcgtaaatgTAATTTGACCGCATTTGCGATCAATAATTACTATTGCAAAATTCCGCTAAATGGTACGATCTTTAAGCAAAGTTAAATTTACACGAGCAATTCGCGCGTTTGACTTCTACGTTTCGTCGATGTGACTCTGTTTATTTCACGTTTGCTCGAGAGATTAAAGTTTTACGGGTACGCGTAAAGATCGAGAGTTCCTTCTGATACGTACGTCGATTGTTCGTTTCGTGCTGTTTTTCAGATCAACGCCGATACTGAAATCGATAAAGTAGTCGACGGAGTAACCCATCTCGCGGAATTTGTACACCGACTCCTTCCAGTTAAACTCATTTTCGTTCCACTGGTCGCCTTCCAACACGGGCCAGCCACCGAGTTTTTGCAAAATGTTGAGCAAAGGGTCTAAACCTTGCTGCTCGATGACCGctgaaataattacattttccaATCTGAGTATCTCGTTTAATAGCTACTAAAGAAGTTCGGCAATCAGCCGACCACATATTTTCTCAAACCGTTCTACgttcttctttgtttcttttcctaACTAAGATACGTCCTGCGATCACTGTTTAACATTTTCCACGTACATTTTACTTGCTTATTGCAAGCAGGAGATAACCAATccaagtacatatgtatgtactcACTCTTGTTCATGCAAGCCTTGTACAAATTCTTGGCGAGTCTGAACGGTTTCGGTTCATCCGGTGAACTTTTCTCCTCGATACTGGCTCTTAGCTGGTTCTGCAGCTCGTCGCTAATTTCAGTGAATGTATTTACGCTGGTCTTGTCATCCGGGATGATGGTAGACTTGAGGAAACCACCGCAAGCGAAATCGTAAAAGTCGTCGCACGGTTCTACCTCGGAATCCATGTTCTTCAACAATCTAGCGGCTAAAGAGTTACACGATT of Bombus fervidus isolate BK054 chromosome 16, iyBomFerv1, whole genome shotgun sequence contains these proteins:
- the Nep2 gene encoding M13 family metallopeptidase neprilysin 2 isoform X3; protein product: MTNSMKQTVIKNPTWWKRRSTLERGLTVIAVCGVLLCIALAVALGVLAANAVTCDTSSRNDPVNSEGLPSTADALNGYQQNKGVHVIDKGSSCDEDVCYSKECIHTAARLLKNMDSEVEPCDDFYDFACGGFLKSTIIPDDKTSVNTFTEISDELQNQLRASIEEKSSPDEPKPFRLAKNLYKACMNKTVIEQQGLDPLLNILQKLGGWPVLEGDQWNENEFNWKESVYKFREMGYSVDYFIDFSIGVDLKNSTKRTIDLDQAALGLSREYLSKGFDDKIVQAYYSYMVDIAVILGANKTDAKTELKESLEFEMKLANISLPNEKRRNATLLYNPMTIRELSKTYSSIPWKEYFNTLLATSAQVDEEEVVIVSVPNYITSLEKLLATTPKRVQANYVMWRAAASSVSYLTDEIRKRQLQYSTALSGKTEREPRWKECIDTVSSSLAISVGAMYVRKYFKEDAKKNAVDMVADIRQEFTKILKKVDWMDEETRKSALNKAASMSSHIAYPDELLDDKKLEKFYEKLELTTDNYLEGILNLTLFGVEYSFSKLRKPVNKTDWVTHGRPAIVNAFYSSIENSIQFPAGILQGAFFSNDRPRYMNYGAIGFVIGHEITHGFDDQGRQFDKNGNLVDWWAPQTKEKYLEKAECIIHQYGNYTVEEVNLNLNGINTQGENIADNGGIKEAYLAYQEWVQRNHAEPKLPGLPYTPEQLFWISAANTWCSKYRPEAMKLRITTGFHSPGKFRVLGPLSNMEEFSKDFNCPLGSKMNPKKKCAVW
- the Nep2 gene encoding M13 family metallopeptidase neprilysin 2 isoform X1; translation: MNPEQPDFSNARTLHFRTHDDGDNVKEESVRSDRGNIFDNVYKMTTIDRNPTWWKRRSTLERGLTVIAVCGVLLCIALAVALGVLAANAVTCDTSSRNDPVNSEGLPSTADALNGYQQNKGVHVIDKGSSCDEDVCYSKECIHTAARLLKNMDSEVEPCDDFYDFACGGFLKSTIIPDDKTSVNTFTEISDELQNQLRASIEEKSSPDEPKPFRLAKNLYKACMNKTVIEQQGLDPLLNILQKLGGWPVLEGDQWNENEFNWKESVYKFREMGYSVDYFIDFSIGVDLKNSTKRTIDLDQAALGLSREYLSKGFDDKIVQAYYSYMVDIAVILGANKTDAKTELKESLEFEMKLANISLPNEKRRNATLLYNPMTIRELSKTYSSIPWKEYFNTLLATSAQVDEEEVVIVSVPNYITSLEKLLATTPKRVQANYVMWRAAASSVSYLTDEIRKRQLQYSTALSGKTEREPRWKECIDTVSSSLAISVGAMYVRKYFKEDAKKNAVDMVADIRQEFTKILKKVDWMDEETRKSALNKAASMSSHIAYPDELLDDKKLEKFYEKLELTTDNYLEGILNLTLFGVEYSFSKLRKPVNKTDWVTHGRPAIVNAFYSSIENSIQFPAGILQGAFFSNDRPRYMNYGAIGFVIGHEITHGFDDQGRQFDKNGNLVDWWAPQTKEKYLEKAECIIHQYGNYTVEEVNLNLNGINTQGENIADNGGIKEAYLAYQEWVQRNHAEPKLPGLPYTPEQLFWISAANTWCSKYRPEAMKLRITTGFHSPGKFRVLGPLSNMEEFSKDFNCPLGSKMNPKKKCAVW
- the Nep2 gene encoding M13 family metallopeptidase neprilysin 2 isoform X2 → MNPEQPDFSNARTLHFRTHDDGDNVKEESVRSDRGNIFDNVYKMTTIDRNPTWWKRRSTLERGLTVIAVCGVLLCIALAVALGVLAANAVTCDTSSRNADALNGYQQNKGVHVIDKGSSCDEDVCYSKECIHTAARLLKNMDSEVEPCDDFYDFACGGFLKSTIIPDDKTSVNTFTEISDELQNQLRASIEEKSSPDEPKPFRLAKNLYKACMNKTVIEQQGLDPLLNILQKLGGWPVLEGDQWNENEFNWKESVYKFREMGYSVDYFIDFSIGVDLKNSTKRTIDLDQAALGLSREYLSKGFDDKIVQAYYSYMVDIAVILGANKTDAKTELKESLEFEMKLANISLPNEKRRNATLLYNPMTIRELSKTYSSIPWKEYFNTLLATSAQVDEEEVVIVSVPNYITSLEKLLATTPKRVQANYVMWRAAASSVSYLTDEIRKRQLQYSTALSGKTEREPRWKECIDTVSSSLAISVGAMYVRKYFKEDAKKNAVDMVADIRQEFTKILKKVDWMDEETRKSALNKAASMSSHIAYPDELLDDKKLEKFYEKLELTTDNYLEGILNLTLFGVEYSFSKLRKPVNKTDWVTHGRPAIVNAFYSSIENSIQFPAGILQGAFFSNDRPRYMNYGAIGFVIGHEITHGFDDQGRQFDKNGNLVDWWAPQTKEKYLEKAECIIHQYGNYTVEEVNLNLNGINTQGENIADNGGIKEAYLAYQEWVQRNHAEPKLPGLPYTPEQLFWISAANTWCSKYRPEAMKLRITTGFHSPGKFRVLGPLSNMEEFSKDFNCPLGSKMNPKKKCAVW